One Tenrec ecaudatus isolate mTenEca1 chromosome 12, mTenEca1.hap1, whole genome shotgun sequence DNA segment encodes these proteins:
- the LOC142422818 gene encoding olfactory receptor 1f45-like: MSGANQSSTSEFLLLWLSRQPEQQQQLLFVLFLSMYLVTVLGNLLIILAISTDAHLHSPMYFFLSNLSFVDICFTSTTIPKMLVNHILGSETISFPGCLTQMYFFIVFINMDNFLLTVMAYDRFVAVCHPLHYTTKMTPQLCVLLVSVSWVVASLHTLLHTLLTAGLSFCADNRIPHFFCDVASLVKLACSDTHVSEMMILTEGGLMTITPLICILVSYFCITCAVLKIPSAKGRWKAFSTCGSHLAVVSLFHGTIIAVYFIPSSSQSPENDIAAAVMYTVVTPMLNPFIYSLRNKDMKGALRKMLGRKREST; the protein is encoded by the coding sequence ATGAGTGGAGCAAACCAGTCGAGTACCTCTGAGTTCCTGCTCCTGTGGCTCTCCAGGCAGcccgagcagcagcagcagctcctcttCGTGCTCTTCCTGAGCATGTACCTGGTCACAGTCCTGGgaaacctgctcatcatcctggccatcagCACAGACGCCCACCTACACagccccatgtacttcttcctcagcaACCTGTCCTTCGTGGATATCTGCTTCACATCTACCACTATCCCCAAAATGCTGGTCAACCACATCCTTGGGAGTGAGACCATCTCTTTCCCTGGGTGTCTCACACAgatgtattttttcattgtttttatcaATATGGACAATTTCCTCCTGACtgtgatggcctatgaccgctttGTTGCTGTGTGTCACCCCTTACACTACACAACAAAGATGACCCCTCAGCTCTGTGTCCTGCTGGTCTCTGTGTCTTGGGTCGTTGCCAGCCTGCATACTCTGTTGCACACTCTGCTGACAGCTGGGCTCTCATTCTGTGCAGATAACAGAATCCCCCACTTCTTCTGTGATGTGGCTTCTCTCGTGAAACTtgcctgctctgacacacacgttAGTGAGATGATGATTCTCACGGAAGGGGGTCTGATGACGATCACCCCATTGATTTGCATTCTGGTTTCCTACTTTTGTATCACCTGTGCTGTTCTGAAAATTCCATCAGCAAAGGGTAGATGgaaagccttctccacctgtggATCCCACCTCGCTGTCGTTTCCCTCTTCCATGGCACCATCATTGCTGTGTATTTCATCCCATCATCCTCTCAGTCACCTGAGAATGACATTGCAGCTGCTGTGATGTACACGGTGGTGACCCCCATGCTGAACCCTTTCATCTACAGCCTCAGGAACAAGGACATGAAAGGTGCTCTGAGAAAAATGTTGGGCAGGAAGAGAGAGTCTACCTGA